A part of Curtobacterium sp. MCLR17_036 genomic DNA contains:
- a CDS encoding exonuclease domain-containing protein: MPLNFTAIDFETANSSPASACSVGLVKVRAGRVVDRASWFIRPPLGHDAFLEWNTRIHGIVASDVVGAKSWEQQYPDIVAFAEGDVLVAHNARFDMGVIAGGCSATGTDLAEHHSLCSLAVARKTYTLDSYRLPSAAMAAGFAGFQHHDAAADAEACAAIVVHAAGHHGADTVEALGAATRVSIAPVRARDEKPKGTTQPRLSNRPMVFSD; this comes from the coding sequence GTGCCGTTGAACTTCACTGCGATCGACTTCGAGACCGCGAACAGCTCGCCCGCCAGCGCGTGCTCGGTCGGGCTCGTCAAGGTCCGCGCGGGCCGGGTCGTCGACCGGGCGTCGTGGTTCATCCGGCCGCCGCTCGGCCACGACGCGTTCCTCGAGTGGAACACCCGGATCCACGGCATCGTCGCGTCCGACGTCGTCGGCGCGAAGTCGTGGGAGCAGCAGTACCCGGACATCGTGGCGTTCGCCGAGGGCGACGTCCTCGTGGCGCACAACGCCCGCTTCGACATGGGCGTCATCGCCGGCGGGTGCTCCGCGACCGGTACCGACCTCGCCGAGCACCACTCGCTGTGCTCGCTCGCGGTCGCCCGCAAGACCTACACGCTCGACTCGTACCGGCTGCCCAGCGCCGCGATGGCCGCCGGGTTCGCGGGCTTCCAGCACCACGACGCAGCCGCCGACGCCGAGGCCTGCGCCGCGATCGTCGTGCACGCCGCAGGGCACCACGGCGCCGACACCGTCGAGGCGCTCGGCGCCGCGACCCGGGTGTCGATCGCGCCGGTCCGGGCGCGCGACGAGAAGCCGAAGGGCACCACGCAGCCGCGGCTGTCGAACCGCCCGATGGTCTTCTCCGACTGA